AGCCTCAGCCAGTTCAGGGTGCACTGACCGCAAATGAATTAGAAAAAATCAGCGAATTGATTTATCAGCGCGCGGGTATTGTGCTCACGCCGCAGAAAAAAGACATGGTTTATAACCGTTTATCCCGCCGCCTGCGTGAACTTAACCTGCGCCGGTTCGATGAGTATATCGCCCTGCTGATCAACAACCCGACCAGTAAAGAGTGGCAGGAGTTTATTAACGCGCTGACCACTAACCTGACCTCCTTTTTCCGCGAAGCGTATCACTTCCCGACGCTTGCGAAACATGCTCAGTCCAGAGGGGGGATGTACAACGTCTGGTGCGCGGCAGCCTCTACCGGCGAAGAGCCCTGGTCGATTGCCATGACGCTGGAAGCGGCGCTGGGCCGCAGTATTACCGGCCCGCGGGTGATAGCGACCGATATCGATACCGATGTGCTGGAAAAAGCCACCCAGGGCGTTTACCGCCTGGCGGATCTCGACACTCTGACCGAGCAGCAAAAGAAAACCTGGTTTTTGCGCGGCACCGGCGAGCAGGCGAGCATGGTGAAAATCAAAAGTGAATACCGCAACACCGTGCAGTTTCGCCAGCTGAATCTCATCGAATCCCAGTGGGATATTCCCGCCCCTTTCGATGCCATTTTTTGCCGTAACGTCATGATTTATTTCGATCAGAACACCCAGGAGAAGCTGCTAAAGCGTTTTGCGAAGATGCTCAAGCCCGGCGGGATATTGTTCGTTGGCCACTCGGAGCATTTTCAAAATATGAACAGTCCATTTCGTTTGCTCGGACAGTCTGTCTACCGCCTCGCGGAGTAAAAACGATGAAAAAGATTAAGGTGCTGTGCATTGATGACTCGTCGCTGATTCGCAAAATCATGACGCATATCGTCAACGAACAACCAGATATGGAAATGGTGGCAACGGCACTCGATCCCATCATCGCCCGCGATCTCATCAAGCAGCACAATCCGGATGTGTTGACTCTTGATGTAGAAATGCCGCGGATGGATGGGCTGCAATTCCTTGAACACCTGATGCGCCTGCGCCCGATGCCGGTGGTGATGCTTTCGTCGCTCACCAAAAGAGGCTCAGACATCACGCTCAGCGCGCTGGAACTGGGTGCGGTGGACTTTATCACCAAACCCGAAACGGGATTGCAGGAAGGTATGTCGCACTATAGCGAGATGATCGTCGACAAAATCCGCATGGCGGCAAAAGCGAGGGTGCGTCGCCATGAACGCCAGCCGGTAGTGCCACGCGTGACCCATTTTCCGCTTATCGGCAGCGAAAAAATTATTGCTATTGGTTCCTCTACGGGAGGAACCGAGGCGCTGCGCCAGTTGCTGGTGCCGATGCCGCCCACCAGCCCCGGCATCGTGATTGCTCAACATATGCCGCCGGGTTTTACCAACTCGTTCGCGAAACGCCTGGATCATCTGTGTCAGATGTCCGTCAAAGAGGCCGAAGAAGGTGACCGGGTTTTGCCCGGTCATGTCTATATCGCACCGGGCGGTTTTCATATGGAGCTGACGCGCAGCGGGGCGAACTATCACGTCAAACTGAGTGATGAGTCGCCGATTAACCGCCACCGCCCGTCGGTGGATGCGCTGTTTCATTCCGTCGCGCGCTACGCCGGGAAAAACGCTGTTGGTGCCATTTTAACGGGCATGGGCAGCGACGGTGCCGCCGGCATGCTGGCGATGCGACAAGCAGGAGCCTGGACGATTGCGCAAAGCGAACGTAGCTGCGTGGTCTTCGGTATGCCGCGTGAAGCAATTGCGCTCGGGGGAGCCTGTGAAACGGTCGACCTTGAGCACATCAGCCAGCACATACTCACCCATTCTGCCGGACAGGCCCGCAGGATTTAAACATTACCCAATACACCGTTACCACTGATTTAGGAAATAACCATGGCCGATAAGAATTTACGTTTTTTAGTTGTCGATGACTTCGCCACCATGCGACGCATCGTACGCAATCTGTTGAAAGACCTGGGCTTTAACCGTGTGGAAGAAGCTGAAGATGGTCAGGATGCGCTGAATAAACTGCGCTCTGACGCCTTCGATTTCGTTATCAGTGACTGGAATATGCCCAACATGGATGGCCTGCAACTGCTGACGGAAATCCGCAACGATATCAATCTGAAAACCATGCCGGTGCTGATGGTTACGGCCGAAGCGAAGAAAGAGAACATTATTGCCGCCGCGCAGGCGGGTGCCAGCGGTTATGTAGTGAAGCCGTTCACCGCCGCCACGCTTGAAGAGAAGCTGAATAAAATCTTTGAAAAAATCGGCTGGTAACCCATGACGACCCCGGAAAATACGCAACCTGAAGAAGACTTTAAAGGCATTTTTTCCCGCGTTGGGCACCTGACTCGCCTGCTGCGCGATAGCCTGGTCGACTTAGGTCTGGATCGCACCATCGTTGAAGCGGCGGATGCCATCCCTGACACGCGCGAACGGTTGAACTACGTGGTCGGGAAAACCGCGCAGGCTGCCGAGCGGGTGCTGACCTGTGTAGAAGAAGCGCGTCCGATGCAGGAATCCGTCGTCACTCAGGGTGAAAGCTTAGCAACCCGCTGGGATGCATGGTTTGCCGCGCCTGTTGAATTAGCCGACGCCCGCGAGCTGGTCACAGATACCCGTCAGTACCTGACGCAAGCCCCGAAAATGGCGCGCCAGACCGACGAACATCTGATGGAAATCATGATGGCGCAGGACTTCCAGGATCTGACCGGGCAGGTGATTCGCCGCATGATGTCGCTGATTGAAACGGTCGAGAAAGAGCTGATTCAGGTGCTGCTGGCTTACGTCCCGGACGACGTCCAGGAGCCGGAGCCTAAAGAGCCTGAAGTGGCGCTGATGAATGGCCCGCAAGTGGATAGCAGCAAAGCCGGCGTGGTCGCAACGCAAGACCAGGTCGATGACCTGCTCGACAGCCTGGGTTTTTAATGTGGCGCGCATTGCCGTACCGCCGAGCCAATCATGTCTGAAGAAAGTGATGTAGAGAAAACAGAAGAACCCACACCCCACCGAAAGCAAAAAGCACGTGAAGAGGGGCAGATCCCCCGATCCAAAGAGCTTAGCTCCATGTTGATGCTGCTGGCTGGCTGGGCTCTGCTGCTCTCGGGCGGTAACCAGTTCGCGCACAACCTGATGCAACTGCTGCAAACCGGGCTGGTGTTAAACCGGCTTTCGGTGATGGATCCGCAGTCGATGTTCCATCAGGCGAGCTATTTGCTGGACATGATGGGTTCAGCGCTGCTGCCCATTTTGCTGGGTCTTTTCGTAACGGGGATTGCCTCGCCCATGTTACTGGGCGGTGTGAATTTAAGCGGCAAGTCGCTGAAAGTCGATCTGAAGCGACTGTCGCTGCTACAAGGGCTGAAAAAGCTGTTTTCCGCCCAGGTTTTATCAGAAATGCTCAAAGGCTGCCTGAAGGTAGCGCTGGTAGCGTGCGCCTTCGCCGTCTACCTCTACAACAATAAAGCGCATTTCATTCAACTGGTTAACGAAGCACTGCCGATGGCCGTCGCCCACGCGATGAGCATGATTTTTGATTGCCTGCTGATGGTCATCTTTTTCCTGCTGCCGGTTGTCGGCTACGACGTGTTTTACCAGATAACGAGCAACCTGAAAAAGCTGCGCATGAGCCGTCAGGAAATTCGTGATGAATTTAAACAACAAGAAGGCGATCCGCACATTAAGAGCCGCATTAAGCAGATGCAACGCGCGGCGGCTCGTAGCCGGATGATGGCCGATATTCCGCAAGCGGATGTCATCGTCAACAACCCGACGCACTACTCCGTGGCCCTCTCTTATAAAGAAGGCGGCATGGGTGCGCCGACGGTCGTGGCAAAAGGTGCCGGAGATATCGCCTTAAAAATTCGTGAGCTGGGGGCACTGCATCGCATCCCGATGCTCGAAGCACCTCCGCTTGCCCGCGCGCTCTATCGCCACTGCGACATTGGCGAACAGATCCCGGGTGAGCTTTATAGCGCCGTCGCAGAAGTTCTGGCCTGGGTTTATGGCCTGCGACGCTGGCGCAATAGTGGCGGCGTTCCGCCTACAAAGCCCAGGGATCTCGCGGTTCCTGAGTCGATGGATTTCGTACATGAGAGTTCAAACTGATGGCTAATCTCGCCAGCAAACTACGCTTACCGGCGTTTAAAGATACACAGTGGCAAATTATGGCAGGCCCGGTGCTGATCATGCTGATTCTGGCCATGATGGTGCTGCCGCTGCCGGCATTTTTGCTCGATACCCTGTTCACCTTCAATATCGTGCTGTCATTGATGATATTGCTGGTGGCGATGTTCACGCAGAAGACCCTTGAGTTTTCCGCCTTCCCGACGGTGCTGCTGTTCTCCACCCTGTTGCGACTGGCACTGAACATTGCCTCCACGCGTATTATTTTAATGGAAGGCCACACAGGTGCCGCTGCGGCGGGCAAGGTGGTTGAAGCGTTCGGTCACTTCCTGGTGGGCGGCAACTTCGCAATTGGTATTGTGGTGTTCGCCATTCTTATCATCATTAACTTTATGGTCATCACCAAAGGTGCGGGGCGTATCGCCGAAGTGGGCGCTCGCTTTGTGCTGGACGGGATGCCCGGTAAGCAGATGGCGATCGATGCCGATCTGAATGCCGGGATCATTGGCGAAGCCGAAGCCAAACGCCGCCGTAGCGAAGTGACCCAGGAGTCGGATTTTTACGGCTCGATGGACGGTGCCAGTAAATTCGTGCGCGGGGATGCCATCGCCGGTCTGTTGATCATGGCGATCAACGTTCTCGGCGGCCTGGCGATCGGCGTAATGCAGCATGGTCTGAGCGTTGGCGAAGCGGGCGAGACCTACACCCTGCTGACCATCGGTGATGGCCTTGTCGCGCAGATCCCGGCGTTGATTATCTCCACCGCTGCCGGTGTTATCGTGACCCGCGTCTCCAACGATGAAGATATCGGCGAGCAGATGGTCGGCCAGCTCTTCAATAACCCACGGGTGATGCTGCTCTCTGCGCTGGTGATTGGTTTGCTGGGGCTTATCCCAGGCATGCCGAACTTTGTGTTCCTGATGTTCACCGCGATTTTGCTGGGACTTGCCTGGTGGATGCGCGGCCGTGAACTGAAGAACCCCGGCGGGCGCACCGCTGTGCGTGAAGATAAAGACAGCGCCAACGCGCAGGCGGCAAACGATCAGGCCTCGGCGGAAGCCTCCTGGTCTGATGTCGAGATGGAAGATGTGCTGGGTCTGGAAGTGGGCTACCGCTTAATTCCGCTGGTGGACAGCACCCAGGATGGGCAGTTGCTGGTGCGCGTGCGCGGTATTCGTAAGAAATTCGCCCAGGAGATGGGCTTCCTGCCGCCCGCCATTCACATTCGTGACAACCTTGATTTGGCTCCCGGCCACTACCGTATTCTGCTGAAAGGCGTGGAAATTGGCAGCGGTGAAATCGAACCTGAACGCTGGATGGCGATTAACCCCGGCTACGCCGAAGGCGATCTGCCCGGCACGCCGTGTGTCGATCCGGCCTTTGGCCTGCCGGCCTGCTGGATCGATGAAGTGTTCCGTGAACAGGCGCAGATCCAGGGCTTTACCGTGGTCGATCCGAGTTCGGTTATCGCCACCCACCTGAACCACCTGATTACGCTGCATACGGAAGAGTTGTTCAGCCGCCAGGAAACACAGCAGTTGCTCGATCGCATCACTAAAGAGATGCCGAAGCTGGTGGAGGATTTAATTCCAGGCGTCATTTCAATCACGCTGTTCCACAAAGTGTTGCAGAACCTGTTGTCCGAGCGCGTGTCGATTCGCGATATGCGTACCATCATTGATACGCTGGCAGAATATGCGCCAGTACAAAGTGACCCGGATGAGCTGACCGCGCAGGTTCGCGTCCGCTTAGGCCGCGCGATCACCGCGCAGTGGTTCCGCAATGATAGCGACATCAAGGTAATTGGCCTGGATAGTTCGCTGGAGAAATTGCTGATCCAGTCCCTGCAAAGCGGCAGCGCCATTGAGCCGGGCATCGCTGAAAACCTGATGCGCCAGGCCGATCGGGCGATTACCGAACAGCAGGCGCTGGGCGTTTCGCCGGTGGTGCTGGTGAACCCGGCGCTGCGCACCATGGTGTCACGCTTCCTGCGTCGCGCCTTCCCGCAGTTGGCGGTGCTCTCAACGATGGAAATCACCAACAACAAAACGGTGCAGATGACCGCCGTGATTGGTGCGAATTAATTAATGAAACGTGCGTTGTTACTCTGTACGCTGCTGGCGCTGCCAGCAGCGGCATTCGCGAAAGACGGCGCCTGGAGCGACACGGCCGCAGGCGGCAGTGTCAGCATCGGCAAACAACTGTTACGTGGCCGTCCACTGCACTCCCCTTCTGAGATCCCCGCGTCTGCGCGTATCGTGCGTTTTTCCTGGCGCGTTACGTTGCTGTCACCGCCCCCGCCGGGGCTGCAAATCAAGCTCTGTCGCAGTGATAAATGTTTTCTGCTGCCCGCCCTTGCGGGTACGCGTAGCGTGACTGTGCCGCTCTCTGCCGTCGGTGAGTTTCGTTTTATTTATTCTGTTAATAGCCTGGGTCAACTACAGCCGCCACTGAATGTGGTGCGTAATCAATTAACCGTGAATTATCGATGAGCAAAAAAGAAAGGCTATGGGTTGAGAATTTACCGATAGCCTTTTTAATAGGGTCAATGTAACGAAGGGGCTTGATGACGAGTATAAAGTTGGCTGCACCGGGCACCACGATGTATGGAAGATAAATTCTGCTTTAACGTATCAAGACGTGCCCGTAAATTGCGGGTTATTTCTGCTTCGTTGTCGAGCAACTGTTTTAACAGAACTTTCAGCTCCTCTTTTTCGCTGGCCGAAAGCGCATCCGTACTGTTATTTAAAATATCCTGCTTCTGAATAACATAACGCGATGCGATTTCCACGAAGTCATCCCAGCGCTCTTGCCTGGCCATGTCCAGCATCGCCTGGTTCATCTCTAACAACTCGCGATAATACAAAGGAATTGTTTCAGCCATAGCGCACCCGTTTTTGTACTGGTTCAATTTCCTTCCAGGTTGTCGCCAGCTTCACTAATAAATCATCAACGACTTTTAACGGTTCCGGATCATTGCGTAAATTGGCTTCTAATAAGGTACGCGACATATATTCGTACATCTGTTCCAGATCGGCGGCAATGCCTTTACCCGTTTCATGATCAAGGGCGGCGCGTAACCCGTTATCGATAATATTGATAGCTTTGGAGATCATCTTTCCGCGCTGCGCAACGTTGCCTTTCTCGAAATGGATAGCAGCTTGCAGAATGGCACTGTGCGCACCGTCAAACAGCATGGTGATTAACTGGTGCGGTGTCGCGCCCGCGAGTTTGCTTTGCAGCGAAACCTGCGCATAGGCGTGAGAACCTTGTGATGCATACATATGCGGCTCCTGAAAGCAGGCCGGTTAAGGCCTGCTGAAATAAAAATTAGAGTGAAGAGAGCAGTGACGTCAGCTGAGTACTCATGCTGTTCAGGTTCGACATCAGGGAATCCAGGTTCTGGAACTGCACACGGTAAGTTTCAACCTGTGCGTCAATCAGTTTCTGGGTTTTGTCGATCTGCGCTTGTGCAACTTCAGACTGCGTTTCCAGGCTTTCGGTCGCGGTATCAATGATGCCATCGGTCTTCGTTTTCGAATCACCGAGGTAATTGGTCAAAATCGAACCGAGCGACGTCGCCAGACCTTCGTTTTCGCCACGCCCGGTGAACATATTGGAGATTTGTTCCGGGTTATCGGCAATCGCTTCATCCAGCGTGTCTTCGTTGAGCGTCATCTGGCCGGTTGCGGCATCAATAGTGATACCCAAATCAGCCAGTGAGCCGTAAGTGGCATCTGAATCACCGTAAACACCGTTGACCGTGGAGCGGATTTCGCTAACCAGCCCGCGCAGGGTGGAATCGCCCATCAACGCGCCGCTTTCAGAGCTTTCGGTCGCCACTTCTTCATCATCGAGACCCGACGTATCTGCCGCAACATACTTACTGGAAGAGGACGTCTGGCTCAGCAATGCGTTGTATTGCTTAACAAAATCTTGCAGGCTGGTTTTGATAGCCGAAGTATCGTTGGTCAGCGTTAACTGCTCTGCTTCGCCGTTTTCAGAAACGGTTTTCAGGTTCAGCGTCACACCTTCGATGATATCGGTGATGTTGTTAGTCGAACGCGTATAGTCAGAGCCGTCGACGCGCAATTTGGCGTCCTGCGCATCGGATACAGAGATCATGGCATCAGTCTGACCCGGGTCGTTAATAAGCTGACCCTGGTCGTCATAATGCTGACCACCGTTTGAGGTATCCAGCACAGCGGCAAGCGATGCGTCGCCGTCAACTTTAACGCTCATCTGCCCGTCAGTACCGGTGGTTTTCGAGCTCAGTACCAGCTGGTAGCCATCATCGGTACGCTGTACCGAGGCGGTCACGTTGCCTTTCTCTTTGTTGATGGCTTTCGCCACCTGGTTCAGCGACGTTTCATCATCACCCAGCTCAACTTCCATTGTTTTGCCGTCGTTCTGCGTGATGGTGATAGTACGCGTGCCACCGGACGTATCAGTACCCAATGCAGTATCTGCGCTGGCCTGCGGTTGCGTTTTCAGCTTGTGCGCCGCCGCTAACTGCGAAATCGTTACCGAGTGGCTGTCTGCCTGCGCGCCGCTGGTGGCAAGGGCGGTAAAGGCATCGTTCGAGCTGACGTTCATTTTGCTGAACGCATCACCGCCCATGGTGGTGACGCTTTTTTGCAGAGACGACATCAGGCTGGAGATTTTGCCCCAGGCTGAGATTTGCGACTCATATTTACTTTTGAGGTTGGTGTATGGCGTCAGGCGAGTTTGCTCTGCTGCCTTGATCTGTTCCAGCATGGATGCTGTATCAATCCCGCCGGTACCGACGCCTAATGATGATATACCCATTTCTTCTCCTGTCGGAAATGTCTATTTGCGGTGGTTTACTATTAAATAATCGGCGCAGAAAAATAAAAGATGAATTTTTTACCGGTGCCGTAATATGGTGAATTGACCAGGATTTCGCGGCTTATTTATAGCAATAACAAGCAATCAGCGCGGGTAAAAACCCTTCCCTTTAAATGACGTCAGAAATGATGGTAATTCACCCCTTTGCTACCAGGAAGATTATCTCTTCTATATATAAAGGAAGAGAGCTAAAAATTTATCGACGGATCCAGATTAATCAACAATGCGATATAACAGCAGTTCCGCTGTCAATTCATAAAATAAAGTAAAAACCCGCGCAAAATATCAACGAAATAGCCACAAAAACCCGTTTTAAATCAAAAAATCGCCGGGGCAGAAAAAAGTTTTCGCTGCAAAAAACTTTAGTCATTTTTTAAAAGGCCGATTTATTTAGTATGCGAACGAAATGACGCATAACCATACTCTGTATAGTAAATTGTGTATAAGGAAACCCCATGTCCCAGGTTATTAATACCAACGCCCTTAGCCTCGTCGCTCAGAACAACCTGAATAAATCTCAGGGCTCTCTGGGTACCGCAATTCAGCGTCTGTCTTCTGGTCTGCGTATTAACAGCGCAAAAGACGATGCAGCAGGTCAGGCGATCTCTAACCGTTTCACCGCTAACATCAACGGCCTGAGCCAGGCTTCCCGTAACGCCAACGATGGTATCTCCATTGCGCAGACCACTGAAGGCGCGTTGAACGAAATCAACGACAACCTGCAAAACATCCGTCGTCTGTCTGTACAGGCGCAGAACGGTACTAACTCTGATTCTGACCGTCAGTCCATCCAGGACGAAATCGACGCGCGTCTGTCTGAGATCAACCGTATCTCTGAACAAACTGAATTCAACGGCGTGAAAGTTCTGAGCAAAGACCAGAGCCTGTCTATTCAGGTTGGTTCTAACGATGGCCAGACTATCGATATCGAACTGAGCAAAATGGATTCCAGCACTCTGAGCATGGACGGTTTCACCGTTGCCAGCGGTGTTGATACCACCAAACTGACTGCTTCAACTGACATCAATGTTAAAGTTGCCGTTGCCGATGACCTGAGCAACGTGGTTGAAGGTAGTGGCGGTACCGTTACTGCAACTGAAGTGGTATCTGGCTCTGACGGTAAAGCTTACGTTGTTGGTGACGACGGTCAATACTACGAAGCACGCGCTAACGCCCAGGGTGACGGTCTTGAGTGGAATTCCACGGCTCCGGCAACCATTGGCGCTGATGTCACCATGAGCGCTGATAAAACGGGTTCTTCTGTTGAAGCTGCTCAGACCGCTCAAATGGGTACTGTTACTGAAGACCTGATGACCGATGGCGCAGGTAACTTCTACCTGCA
The nucleotide sequence above comes from Kosakonia sp. H02. Encoded proteins:
- a CDS encoding flagellar protein FlhE gives rise to the protein MKRALLLCTLLALPAAAFAKDGAWSDTAAGGSVSIGKQLLRGRPLHSPSEIPASARIVRFSWRVTLLSPPPPGLQIKLCRSDKCFLLPALAGTRSVTVPLSAVGEFRFIYSVNSLGQLQPPLNVVRNQLTVNYR
- a CDS encoding FliC/FljB family flagellin; protein product: MSQVINTNALSLVAQNNLNKSQGSLGTAIQRLSSGLRINSAKDDAAGQAISNRFTANINGLSQASRNANDGISIAQTTEGALNEINDNLQNIRRLSVQAQNGTNSDSDRQSIQDEIDARLSEINRISEQTEFNGVKVLSKDQSLSIQVGSNDGQTIDIELSKMDSSTLSMDGFTVASGVDTTKLTASTDINVKVAVADDLSNVVEGSGGTVTATEVVSGSDGKAYVVGDDGQYYEARANAQGDGLEWNSTAPATIGADVTMSADKTGSSVEAAQTAQMGTVTEDLMTDGAGNFYLQDATSGNVYAVTSDETGVITKGEKLSTAQATDDPLTKIDDALAQVDEMRSGLGAVQNRFASVISNLNNTVNNLSESRSRILDADFASEVSEMSRANILQSAGTTVLAQANQVPQNVLSLLR
- the fliD gene encoding flagellar filament capping protein FliD; protein product: MGISSLGVGTGGIDTASMLEQIKAAEQTRLTPYTNLKSKYESQISAWGKISSLMSSLQKSVTTMGGDAFSKMNVSSNDAFTALATSGAQADSHSVTISQLAAAHKLKTQPQASADTALGTDTSGGTRTITITQNDGKTMEVELGDDETSLNQVAKAINKEKGNVTASVQRTDDGYQLVLSSKTTGTDGQMSVKVDGDASLAAVLDTSNGGQHYDDQGQLINDPGQTDAMISVSDAQDAKLRVDGSDYTRSTNNITDIIEGVTLNLKTVSENGEAEQLTLTNDTSAIKTSLQDFVKQYNALLSQTSSSSKYVAADTSGLDDEEVATESSESGALMGDSTLRGLVSEIRSTVNGVYGDSDATYGSLADLGITIDAATGQMTLNEDTLDEAIADNPEQISNMFTGRGENEGLATSLGSILTNYLGDSKTKTDGIIDTATESLETQSEVAQAQIDKTQKLIDAQVETYRVQFQNLDSLMSNLNSMSTQLTSLLSSL
- the flhA gene encoding flagellar biosynthesis protein FlhA, encoding MANLASKLRLPAFKDTQWQIMAGPVLIMLILAMMVLPLPAFLLDTLFTFNIVLSLMILLVAMFTQKTLEFSAFPTVLLFSTLLRLALNIASTRIILMEGHTGAAAAGKVVEAFGHFLVGGNFAIGIVVFAILIIINFMVITKGAGRIAEVGARFVLDGMPGKQMAIDADLNAGIIGEAEAKRRRSEVTQESDFYGSMDGASKFVRGDAIAGLLIMAINVLGGLAIGVMQHGLSVGEAGETYTLLTIGDGLVAQIPALIISTAAGVIVTRVSNDEDIGEQMVGQLFNNPRVMLLSALVIGLLGLIPGMPNFVFLMFTAILLGLAWWMRGRELKNPGGRTAVREDKDSANAQAANDQASAEASWSDVEMEDVLGLEVGYRLIPLVDSTQDGQLLVRVRGIRKKFAQEMGFLPPAIHIRDNLDLAPGHYRILLKGVEIGSGEIEPERWMAINPGYAEGDLPGTPCVDPAFGLPACWIDEVFREQAQIQGFTVVDPSSVIATHLNHLITLHTEELFSRQETQQLLDRITKEMPKLVEDLIPGVISITLFHKVLQNLLSERVSIRDMRTIIDTLAEYAPVQSDPDELTAQVRVRLGRAITAQWFRNDSDIKVIGLDSSLEKLLIQSLQSGSAIEPGIAENLMRQADRAITEQQALGVSPVVLVNPALRTMVSRFLRRAFPQLAVLSTMEITNNKTVQMTAVIGAN
- the fliS gene encoding flagellar export chaperone FliS, with the translated sequence MYASQGSHAYAQVSLQSKLAGATPHQLITMLFDGAHSAILQAAIHFEKGNVAQRGKMISKAINIIDNGLRAALDHETGKGIAADLEQMYEYMSRTLLEANLRNDPEPLKVVDDLLVKLATTWKEIEPVQKRVRYG
- a CDS encoding CheR family methyltransferase, yielding MFSVTEQPQPVQGALTANELEKISELIYQRAGIVLTPQKKDMVYNRLSRRLRELNLRRFDEYIALLINNPTSKEWQEFINALTTNLTSFFREAYHFPTLAKHAQSRGGMYNVWCAAASTGEEPWSIAMTLEAALGRSITGPRVIATDIDTDVLEKATQGVYRLADLDTLTEQQKKTWFLRGTGEQASMVKIKSEYRNTVQFRQLNLIESQWDIPAPFDAIFCRNVMIYFDQNTQEKLLKRFAKMLKPGGILFVGHSEHFQNMNSPFRLLGQSVYRLAE
- the cheY gene encoding chemotaxis response regulator CheY, translating into MADKNLRFLVVDDFATMRRIVRNLLKDLGFNRVEEAEDGQDALNKLRSDAFDFVISDWNMPNMDGLQLLTEIRNDINLKTMPVLMVTAEAKKENIIAAAQAGASGYVVKPFTAATLEEKLNKIFEKIGW
- the cheZ gene encoding protein phosphatase CheZ, coding for MTTPENTQPEEDFKGIFSRVGHLTRLLRDSLVDLGLDRTIVEAADAIPDTRERLNYVVGKTAQAAERVLTCVEEARPMQESVVTQGESLATRWDAWFAAPVELADARELVTDTRQYLTQAPKMARQTDEHLMEIMMAQDFQDLTGQVIRRMMSLIETVEKELIQVLLAYVPDDVQEPEPKEPEVALMNGPQVDSSKAGVVATQDQVDDLLDSLGF
- the fliT gene encoding flagellar protein FliT; the encoded protein is MAETIPLYYRELLEMNQAMLDMARQERWDDFVEIASRYVIQKQDILNNSTDALSASEKEELKVLLKQLLDNEAEITRNLRARLDTLKQNLSSIHRGARCSQLYTRHQAPSLH
- the flhB gene encoding flagellar biosynthesis protein FlhB, translated to MSEESDVEKTEEPTPHRKQKAREEGQIPRSKELSSMLMLLAGWALLLSGGNQFAHNLMQLLQTGLVLNRLSVMDPQSMFHQASYLLDMMGSALLPILLGLFVTGIASPMLLGGVNLSGKSLKVDLKRLSLLQGLKKLFSAQVLSEMLKGCLKVALVACAFAVYLYNNKAHFIQLVNEALPMAVAHAMSMIFDCLLMVIFFLLPVVGYDVFYQITSNLKKLRMSRQEIRDEFKQQEGDPHIKSRIKQMQRAAARSRMMADIPQADVIVNNPTHYSVALSYKEGGMGAPTVVAKGAGDIALKIRELGALHRIPMLEAPPLARALYRHCDIGEQIPGELYSAVAEVLAWVYGLRRWRNSGGVPPTKPRDLAVPESMDFVHESSN
- a CDS encoding chemotaxis response regulator protein-glutamate methylesterase, with the translated sequence MKKIKVLCIDDSSLIRKIMTHIVNEQPDMEMVATALDPIIARDLIKQHNPDVLTLDVEMPRMDGLQFLEHLMRLRPMPVVMLSSLTKRGSDITLSALELGAVDFITKPETGLQEGMSHYSEMIVDKIRMAAKARVRRHERQPVVPRVTHFPLIGSEKIIAIGSSTGGTEALRQLLVPMPPTSPGIVIAQHMPPGFTNSFAKRLDHLCQMSVKEAEEGDRVLPGHVYIAPGGFHMELTRSGANYHVKLSDESPINRHRPSVDALFHSVARYAGKNAVGAILTGMGSDGAAGMLAMRQAGAWTIAQSERSCVVFGMPREAIALGGACETVDLEHISQHILTHSAGQARRI